The following proteins are co-located in the Candidatus Cloacimonadota bacterium genome:
- a CDS encoding thioredoxin family protein has protein sequence MRYILILIIASMTAVLGCTPAPKQEPVVEESPVVETTQSEKEYEAGTWIDNWELAISYARQSGKKVLVNFTGSDWCGWCVRLSSEVFTQDAFKEYAQENLILLKLDFPRNIDQSSELKKQNQYLQRQFGIQGYPTILLVDEEGKEIARTGYQPGGAQNYVKHLQELQQSK, from the coding sequence ATGAGATATATATTGATATTGATAATCGCCTCAATGACTGCGGTATTAGGTTGTACCCCCGCTCCTAAACAAGAGCCCGTAGTTGAAGAGAGCCCTGTGGTAGAAACAACCCAGTCTGAGAAAGAATATGAAGCTGGCACCTGGATAGATAACTGGGAACTTGCTATAAGTTATGCCAGACAATCTGGTAAAAAGGTTTTAGTGAACTTTACTGGATCAGATTGGTGCGGATGGTGTGTTCGTCTCTCTTCTGAAGTATTTACTCAAGATGCTTTTAAGGAATATGCCCAAGAGAATTTGATCTTATTGAAGCTAGATTTTCCTCGCAATATTGATCAATCCTCAGAACTCAAAAAGCAGAATCAATATTTGCAAAGACAGTTTGGTATCCAAGGCTATCCTACGATTCTATTGGTAGATGAGGAAGGTAAAGAGATTGCCCGTACCGGCTATCAACCAGGTGGTGCTCAAA